A DNA window from Malus domestica chromosome 12, GDT2T_hap1 contains the following coding sequences:
- the LOC103449674 gene encoding uncharacterized protein, whose protein sequence is MRIRKRQVPFPLSSLSPVPLSDPLLHDLNYSPPPVVQLNHRNDPPNPSNPVQNTAHVGHPHSQPSDQRVSPIGRAGKGWGFVDAAGDNKHKENKQDCGLEPLILKGEEDERESREGGDQKGNEDDEIREESILVAETLIGFASGSSSSSHPAAGSCFQGERAFPLKKRRGSFERGANNIRQTIMDDQKDKKSMKTKTNKKNVPRQQQGEDDRQKQDDHVSDDNRVNSGVSATRKRARGGALMEGSRCSRVNGRGWRCFQQTLVGYSLCEHHLGKGRLRSMNSVRSRSTAVATSTTTTSTITRAASTETEFKQLSVSRILSLESPPLKEDTKAVLLLDDRDIGEGKGNEGEEEEKKPLLVTKKRMKVGIVKARSMSSLLGQTNSSAISVVADEDEDNNK, encoded by the exons ATGAGGATCCGGAAACGACAGGTGCCCTTCCCTCTGTCGTCTCTTTCTCCGGTGCCTTTATCAGATCCCCTCCTCCACGACCTCAACTACTCACCACCACCCGTGGTGCAACTCAACCACCGCAATGATCCTCCAAATCCCTCCAACCCAGTACAGAATACTGCCCATGTGGGCCATCCCCATTCTCAGCCGTCCGATCAACGCGTCTCGCCGATCGGACGAGCAGGCAAAGGTTGGGGTTTTGTTGATGCTGCTGGAGATAATAAGCACAAGGAGAACAAGCAAGATTGTGGTTTG GAGCCATTGATATTgaaaggggaagaagatgagagagaatCAAGAGAGGGAGGAGATCAGAAGGGaaatgaggatgatgaaatCAG GGAGGAAAGCATATTGGTTGCAGAAACATTAATCGGGTTTGCTTCGGGGTCGTCTAGTTCTTCTCACCCAG cTGCTGGGAGTTGTTTTCAAGGAGAGAGAGCGTTTCCATTGAAGAAGCGAAGAGGGAGCTTCGAGAGAGGAGCGAATAATATCAGACAGACGATAATGGATGATCAGAAAGACAAGAAATCAATGAAAACGAAGACGAACAAGAAAAATGTACCTCGACAGCAACAAGGTGAAGATGATCGTCAGAAGCAAGACGATCATGTCAGTGATGATAATAGAGTCAATAGTGGTGTTAGTGCAACAAGAAAGAGGGCAAGAGGAGGTGCACTCATGGAGGGGTCGCGGTGCAGTCGCGTTAATGGAAGAGGATGGAGGTGTTTCCAACAAACACTTGTTGGGTACTCTCTTTGCGAGCATCACTTGGGCAAGGGTAGGTTGAGGAGCATGAATAGTGTTAGAAGCCGGTCGACGGCAGTGGCAACTAGTACTACTACCACTTCTACTATTACTAGAGCTGCTTCCACTGAGACTGAGTTTAAGCAATTATCAGTATCTAGAATATTATCCTTGGAGTCACCGCCGCTGAAAGAAGACACCAAAGCTGTTCTGCTGCTGGATGATCGTGATATCGGTGAAGGTAAAGGAAATGAAGgtgaagaggaagagaagaagcCATTGCTGGTTACAAAGAAGCGGATGAAGGTTGGGATTGTTAAAGCCCGATCCATGAGCAGCTTGCTAGGTCAAACAAATAGTAGTGCAATTTCAGTAGTGGCTGATGAGGATGAGGATAATAACAAGTAG
- the LOC139190132 gene encoding peroxidase A2-like — translation MSSSSSSSTTRSLALATTYVVVLLLLHVPNSNAQLNSTFYSTTCPNVTSIVRSAVQQALQSDSRIGASLIRLHFHDCFVNGCDASILLDKNGTIQQSEKDAAPNTNSARGFDVVDNIKTALENSCPGVVSCADLLALAAEASVSLSGGPSWNALLGRRDSLTANQAGANTSIPSPFEGLANITSKFSAVGLNTNDLVALSGAHTFGRAQCRTFSNRLYNFNGTGNPDPTLNSSYLTTLQQTCPQNGSGTALANLDLNTPDAFDNNYFTNLQNNEGLLQSDQELFSTAGAATVSIVNSFSSNQSAFFASFAQSMINMGNISPLVGTSGEIRLDCKNVNGG, via the exons atgtcgtcttcttcttcttcttcaactactcGCTCCTTGGCATTAGCAACCACATATGTAGTAGTTTTACTTCTGCTACATGTACCTAACTCTAATGCTCAACTGAACTCTACATTTTACTCCACCACCTGTCCAAACGTGACAAGCATTGTGCGCAGTGCGGTTCAACAAGCTTTGCAATCTGATTCGAGGATTGGTGCAAGCCTTATTCGTCTCCATTTCCATGATTGCTTTGTCAAT GGTTGTGATGCTTCAATCTTGTTGGACAAAAATGGAACCATACAACAGAGTGAGAAAGATGCAGCTCCAAACACCAACTCCGCTCGAGGCTTTGATGTGGTTGACAATATCAAGACTGCTCTGGAAAATTCATGCCCAGGTGTTGTATCTTGTGCTGACCTTCTTGCGCTTGCGGCTGAAGCTTCTGTTTCTTTG TCAGGAGGCCCTTCATGGAATGCATTATTAGGGAGAAGAGACAGCCTAACAGCAAACCAGGCTGGAGCCAATACCTCTATTCCTTCACCTTTTGAAGGCTTAGCAAACATTACTTCCAAGTTTTCTGCTGTTGGCCTGAACACCAACGACCTCGTTGCATTATCTG GGGCACATACATTTGGACGAGCTCAATGTCGAACATTTAGCAATCGATTGTACAACTTCAACGGCACAGGAAACCCCGACCCAACACTGAACTCATCTTACTTGACCACTCTCCAACAAACATGTCCACAAAATGGGAGTGGAACTGCTCTAGCCAACCTTGATCTCAACACTCCAGATGCGTTTGACAACAACTACTTCACAAACCTTCAAAACAATGAAGGCCTTTTGCAATCCGATCAAGAGTTATTTTCGACGGCAGGGGCTGCCACAGTTTCCATTGTTAATAGCTTTAGTAGCAACCAGAGCGCCTTCTTTGCGAGCTTTGCTCAGTCGATGATCAATATGGGAAATATCAGCCCATTAGTGGGAACTAGTGGGGAGATTAGGTTGGATTGTAAGAATGTCAATGGAGGTTAA
- the LOC103449673 gene encoding uncharacterized protein, whose translation MGEETSDAMNLDLNLAPSPDLGSMLNEPVNLDTWIDSPIHRIAEAVRRQWTWSPPEGRNVSMELNELMVNSGNSSTLQPGEGSVTAEERTSDASKTCENNNGILENENSVNKDDVEKGGGSDGSFFDCNICLDLARDPIVTCCGHLFCWPCIYRWLHVQDAKECPVCKGEVTMKNVTPIYGRGNNVREPDDDSNLKIPLRPHARRVESLRQTIQRTAITFPVEEMIRRLGNRFDLTRDVIHPSEPENARETAERANLLNRILTSRGLRREQNPVALADDVVDITQSNMTGLETRENHQLQSLLLRRTQSHRATLSSLSSALSSAERLVESFYRNHPTPPGRNQEQQPAPVDDRDSFSSIAAVINSESQLDTAVEIDSMVSLSTSSSRRRNDSSRVSDMDSGDSRAHRRRRLN comes from the coding sequence ATGGGTGAGGAGACATCTGATGCAATGAACCTTGACCTGAATCTGGCTCCTAGTCCTGATCTCGGCTCGATGTTGAATGAGCCTGTAAATTTGGATACTTGGATTGATTCGCCTATTCACAGAATTGCTGAAGCTGTGAGGCGGCAGTGGACATGGTCGCCACCTGAAGGGCGGAACGTTTCCATGGAGTTGAATGAATTAATGGTCAATTCTGGTAATTCAAGTACATTACAACCTGGTGAGGGTAGTGTTACTGCAGAAGAAAGAACGAGTGATGCGTCCAAGACATGTGAAAATAACAATGGGATTTTGGAAAATGAGAATTCTGTGAATAAGGATGATGTTGAAAAGGGCGGTGGCAGTGATGGGAGCTTTTTCGATTGTAATATTTGTTTGGACTTGGCTAGGGACCCTATTGTAACTTGTTGTGGTCATTTGTTTTGTTGGCCATGCATTTACCGTTGGTTACATGTGCAAGATGCTAAGGAATGCCCTGTTTGTAAGGGAGAGGTAACAATGAAGAATGTCACCCCAATCTATGGTCGTGGAAACAATGTGCGTGAGCCAGATGACGACTCAAATCTTAAGATCCCTCTTAGGCCTCATGCACGTCGGGTTGAAAGTTTGAGACAAACCATTCAGAGGACTGCAATAACTTTTCCAGTAGAGGAGATGATTCGCCGTCTTGGTAACAGATTTGATTTGACTCGGGATGTTATTCATCCATCAGAGCCTGAGAATGCCCGGGAAACAGCAGAAAGAGCTAATTTGTTAAATAGGATTCTGACATCTCGAGGACTGCGCAGAGAGCAAAATCCAGTGGCACTTGCAGATGATGTTGTGGATATAACGCAAAGCAACATGACTGGCCTTGAAACAAGGGAAAACCACCAACTTCAGTCCTTGCTACTTAGAAGGACACAATCGCACAGAGCAACACTATCTTCTCTCTCGTCTGCATTGAGTTCTGCTGAAAGGTTAGTTGAGTCATTTTATCGTAACCATCCTACACCTCCAGGTAGAAATCAAGAACAGCAGCCTGCACCAGTTGATGATAGAGATTCTTTCTCAAGTATTGCAGCAGTTATAAATTCAGAGAGCCAACTGGACACAGCTGTGGAAATTGATTCCATGGTTTCCCTTTCAACTTCATCTTCCAGAAGAAGGAATGATTCGTCAAGAGTTTCGGACATGGACAGTGGAGATTCTCGTGCCCACAGAAGAAGAAGACTGAACTGA